From the Candida dubliniensis CD36 chromosome 2, complete sequence genome, the window aggttttatcaacaaaagaGAAATTGGCTCAAGAAAAAGGTTGTGATTCTtctcaaatcaaattagtTTATTCTGGTAAAGTTTTACAAGATGATAAAAATTTAGAATCATATAAACTTAAGGAAGGAgcatcaataatttttatgATTAATAAAACGAAAAAGACTCCTACTCCAGTACCTGAAACTAAATCAACCACAGAATCCACAAGTCAAGAACAAGTTCAAGCTCAAGGTTCTACTAATGAATCAACATCGTCGTCAACATCatctactactactactactgcagcagcagcagcagcagcagcaggGGCTGCTAGTACTGGCACCACAACAACTTCGGAACAACAACCAGAGCAAGCAGTATCTAATGAATCTACATTTGCTGTAGGAAGTGAAAGAGAAGCTAGTATTCAAAACATTATGGAAATGGGATATGAAAGACCACAAGTTGAAGCTGCGTTAAGAGCTGCATTTAATAATCCTCATCGTGCTGTTGAATATTTATTGACTGGTATTCCAGAATCTTTACAACATCCAACCCCACCAGTACCAGTACCAGCACCAGTACCAACAGCACCAACAGGACAACAAACTGAAAGAAATACTTCAGAAACTGGTCAACAAGGTGCAAATGAAGAACATGGAGATGGGGATGAAGAAGGTGAAGAATCTACTCAACATGAAAACTTATTTGAAGCTGCTGCTGCCGCTGCTGCTGCAACTAATCAAGgtgattcatcaattggTGGTACTACTAGTGGAGTTGGTGCTGGAGCAGGAGCAGGAGCAGGAGGAGAAGGTGATATTGGTGGATTAGGTGATGATCAACAAATGCAACTTTTAAGAGCAGCATTACAATCTAATCCAGAATTAATTCAACCATTATTAGAACAACTTGCTGCATCAAATCCTCAAATTGCTAGTTTGATTAGCCAAGATCCAGAAGCATTTGT encodes:
- a CDS encoding UV excision repair protein, putative (spliced gene;~Similar to S. cerevisiae RAD23;~In S. cerevisiae: protein with ubiquitin-like N terminus, recognizes and binds damaged DNA (with Rad4p) during nucleotide excision repair; regulates Rad4p levels, subunit of Nuclear Excision Repair Factor 2 (NEF2); homolog of human HR23A and HR23B proteins.); this encodes MQIVFKDFKKQTVTLDVELTDSVLSTKEKLAQEKGCDSSQIKLVYSGKVLQDDKNLESYKLKEGASIIFMINKTKKTPTPVPETKSTTESTSQEQVQAQGSTNESTSSSTSSTTTTTAAAAAAAAGAASTGTTTTSEQQPEQAVSNESTFAVGSEREASIQNIMEMGYERPQVEAALRAAFNNPHRAVEYLLTGIPESLQHPTPPVPVPAPVPTAPTGQQTERNTSETGQQGANEEHGDGDEEGEESTQHENLFEAAAAAAAATNQGDSSIGGTTSGVGAGAGAGAGGEGDIGGLGDDQQMQLLRAALQSNPELIQPLLEQLAASNPQIASLISQDPEAFVRMFLSGAPGSGNDLGFEFEDEGAGGAGGATTGGDEEEEEGTIRIQLSEQDNNAINRLCELGFERDIVIQVYLACDKNEEVAADILFRDM